From Topomyia yanbarensis strain Yona2022 chromosome 1, ASM3024719v1, whole genome shotgun sequence, one genomic window encodes:
- the LOC131676285 gene encoding uncharacterized protein LOC131676285, with translation MYLSGRCHMSFVFACLCLLLLKATVRGHAIPDVSQRSSDDSSALTLVQPPLLQSSDSETTKLSASELYNRLQPQPRRLNLDRLDSRSEPSASDMIKGRRWKLQKITPPGRGRVNNRSFNSFNEMESDEYEDEPKQQQDTALQVRRDFRVSDPDEANETDSITDLVARAARSSDVEDYFYRYVMDTDLEDALDDDDDDDDTNPEARFKKKKKFHLKHKLKKYLLPLLLAYKLKFMMMFPAMVGGLILLVKAAGLAGFFFALFASVVSLQKH, from the exons ATGTACCTGTCCGGGAGATGTCATATGTCGTTTGTGTTTGCCTGCCTGTGTCTACTGCTGCTCAAAGCAACAGTCCGAGGTCACGCAATTCCTGACGTATCGCAGCGTAGTTCCGATGACAGTTCGGCACTGACCCTTGTGCAGCCACCCCTTCTGCAGTCAAGCGATAGTGAAACCACGAAACTAAGTGCCAGTGAACTTTACAACCGACTTCAGCCCCAACCGCGGAGACTGAATCtagatcgattggattcgcggtCGGAACCGAGTGCGAGTGACATGATCAAGGGCAGACGGTggaaattgcaaaaaattacCCCACCGGGCCGTGGTCGGGTCAACAATCGGTCATTCAATTCGTTCAATGAGATGGAAAGCGATGAATATGAGGACGAGCCAAAGCAGCAGCAGGACACCGCCCTGCAGGTACGCAGGGATTTCCGGGTATCGGATCCGGATGAAGCGAATGAGACGGATAGTATCACGGATCTGGTGGCACGGGCAGCGAGATCTTCCGATGTTGAGGACTACTTCTATAGATATGTAATGGATACTG ATCTAGAGGATGCATTggacgacgatgacgacgatGACGACACCAATCCGGAGGCCCGTttcaagaagaagaaaaaattccACCTGAAGCACAAACTGAAGAAGTACCTGCTGCCGCTGCTGTTGGcgtacaagctcaagttcatgATGATGTTCCCGGCGATGGTCGGCGGTCTGATACTGCTGGTGAAGGCCGCCGGTCTGGCCGGGTTCTTCTTCGCCCTGTTCGCGTCGGTTGTCAGCTTGCAGAAGCACTAG